The following proteins are co-located in the Canis aureus isolate CA01 chromosome X, VMU_Caureus_v.1.0, whole genome shotgun sequence genome:
- the LOC144309202 gene encoding transcription factor BTF3: MKETIMNQEKLAKLQAQVRIGGKGTARRKKKVVHRTATADDKKLQFSLKKLGVNNISGIEEVNMFTNQGTVIHFNNPKVQASLAANTFTITGHAETKQLTEMLPSILNQLGADSLTSLRRLAEALPKQSVDGKAPLATGEDDDDEVPDLVENFDEASKNEAN, translated from the coding sequence ATGAAAGAAACTATCATGAACCAGGAGAAACTCGCCAAATTGCAAGCACAAGTGCGCATTGGTGGGAAAGGAACTGCTCGCCGAAAGAAGAAGGTGGTTCATAGAACAGCTACAGCAGATGATAAAAAACTTCAGTTCTCCTTAAAGAAGTTAGGGGTAAACAATATCTCTGGTATTGAAGAAGTGAATATGTTCACAAACCAAGGAACAGTGATCCATTTTAACAACCCTAAAGTTCAGGCATCGCTGGCAGCGAACACTTTCACCATTACAGGCCATGCTGAGACAAAGCAGCTGACAGAAATGCTACCCAGTATCTTAAACCAGCTTGGTGCAGACAGTCTGACTAGTTTAAGAAGACTGGCTGAAGCTCTGCCCAAACAATCCGTGGATGGAAAAGCACCACTTGCTACCggagaggatgatgatgatgaagttccagatcttgtggagaattttgatGAAGCTTCCAAGAATGAAGCAAACTGA